In Janthinobacterium sp. 67, a genomic segment contains:
- a CDS encoding branched-chain amino acid ABC transporter permease, which yields MEIFLQLVFSGIALGMIYAVIAFGYQLTFATSGTLNFGQGESLMLGALVGLSLVGTIHGGPYMSYLLMIPIVIVFGALQGVFVEWIGVRPAIKIKSEFGWIMSTIALAIIFKNVAENIWGKDDLMFPSPLSAAPFQVFGANVQQMQVAVIVGALAIMLAVEVFNRKSIYGKAVVATANDRDAAGLMGINTGMVITFSYALSSATAAFAGVLVAPLTLTGATMGASLGLKAFAVAIIGGLTSGVGAIVGGLILGIAETTTGYYISTGYKEVPGLLLLLLVLAVKPSGLFGKAAIKKV from the coding sequence ATGGAAATCTTCCTGCAGCTCGTCTTCAGCGGCATCGCGCTGGGCATGATCTATGCCGTCATCGCCTTCGGCTACCAGCTGACCTTTGCCACTTCCGGCACCCTCAATTTCGGCCAGGGAGAATCCCTGATGCTGGGCGCGCTCGTGGGCCTTTCCCTGGTGGGCACCATCCACGGCGGCCCGTACATGAGTTATCTGTTGATGATCCCCATCGTCATCGTCTTCGGCGCCTTGCAGGGCGTGTTCGTCGAATGGATAGGCGTGCGGCCCGCCATCAAGATCAAGTCCGAATTCGGCTGGATCATGTCGACCATCGCGCTGGCGATCATTTTCAAGAATGTGGCGGAAAACATCTGGGGCAAGGATGACCTGATGTTCCCGTCGCCGCTGTCGGCCGCGCCGTTCCAGGTGTTTGGCGCCAACGTGCAGCAGATGCAGGTGGCCGTCATCGTCGGCGCGCTGGCCATCATGCTGGCCGTCGAAGTGTTCAACCGCAAATCGATCTATGGCAAGGCCGTCGTGGCGACGGCCAACGACCGCGACGCGGCCGGCCTGATGGGCATCAACACGGGCATGGTCATCACGTTTTCCTACGCGCTGTCGTCGGCCACGGCCGCCTTTGCGGGCGTGCTGGTGGCGCCGCTGACACTGACGGGAGCGACCATGGGCGCCTCGCTGGGCTTGAAGGCGTTTGCCGTGGCCATCATCGGCGGCCTGACGTCGGGCGTGGGCGCCATCGTCGGCGGGCTGATCCTGGGCATCGCCGAGACGACCACCGGCTACTACATTTCCACCGGCTACAAGGAAGTGCCAGGCCTGCTGCTCCTGCTGCTGGTGCTGGCCGTCAAGCCGTCCGGCCTGTTCGGCAAAGCCGCGATCAAGAAAGTCTGA
- a CDS encoding branched-chain amino acid ABC transporter ATP-binding protein/permease, whose translation MNKKITMLALSAAGLAALALFPILIPNPYYIHLAETILIYAILLFGLDIVVGYTGQVSLGHAGLFGIGSYVTGVLVFKLGVSFWLAIPASILGAAVFGAILALPALRVTGPYLAMVTLAFGTIVQILINEMSFLTEGPMGIKIHKPVLFGHKLTEVEYYYMVAALLVISLVVVHRILKSNLGRAFEALRDSPIASDCMGVSVYRYKVYAFVISAGFAGLAGSLYAYSEEYISPNTYNFELTILFLLAVIMGGRKTRSGALIGALIVVMLPSLLSDIELFRKIAVTAAVLGVIGSAFMLAKKRSTVRGVLVPLVATIGLAAFSYKLENMVDWRLTIFGLMTLFVVYYLQDGIVGFLMSFIGKGRRHVQAVASHGVAPFDHAQGGQQGATLLRVDQALMQFGGLKALNQVDLNVTQGSVHGLIGPNGSGKSTMMNVLTGIYKPTAGKVEFAGAVISGRTPSEIALGGVARTFQNVQLFGEMTATENVLVGLHNTFKSNVLDVMLHTPRYRREEKAARERAASILEFVGLADLANEEARNLPYGKQRLLEIGRALGLNPRLLLLDEPAAGLTAPDIKELMAIIRKIREHGITIILIEHHMDVVMALSDVVTVLDFGQKIAEGAPALVQSDPKVIEAYLGGSAETLSPAAH comes from the coding sequence ATGAACAAGAAAATCACCATGCTGGCGCTGAGCGCGGCGGGACTGGCCGCGCTCGCGCTGTTCCCCATCCTCATCCCGAACCCGTATTACATCCACCTGGCCGAGACCATCCTGATCTACGCCATCCTGCTGTTCGGCCTCGATATCGTCGTCGGCTACACGGGGCAGGTGTCGCTGGGCCACGCGGGCCTGTTCGGCATCGGCTCGTACGTCACGGGCGTGCTGGTGTTCAAGCTGGGCGTGTCGTTCTGGCTGGCCATCCCCGCCAGCATCCTGGGCGCGGCCGTGTTTGGCGCCATCCTGGCCTTGCCGGCCTTGCGCGTGACGGGCCCCTACCTGGCCATGGTGACCCTGGCCTTCGGCACCATCGTGCAAATCCTGATCAATGAAATGAGCTTCCTGACGGAAGGGCCGATGGGCATCAAGATCCACAAGCCCGTCCTGTTCGGCCACAAACTGACGGAAGTGGAGTACTACTACATGGTCGCCGCGCTGCTGGTGATCTCGCTGGTGGTGGTGCACCGCATCCTGAAGTCGAACCTGGGCCGCGCGTTCGAAGCCTTGCGCGACAGCCCCATCGCCTCGGACTGCATGGGCGTGTCCGTGTACCGCTACAAGGTGTACGCCTTCGTCATCAGCGCCGGTTTCGCGGGCCTGGCCGGCAGCCTGTACGCGTATTCGGAAGAATACATCTCGCCCAACACCTACAATTTCGAGCTGACGATCTTGTTCCTGCTGGCCGTCATCATGGGCGGGCGCAAGACCCGTTCGGGCGCGCTGATCGGCGCCCTGATCGTCGTCATGCTGCCCAGCCTCTTGTCGGACATCGAATTGTTCCGCAAGATCGCCGTGACCGCCGCCGTGCTGGGCGTGATCGGCTCCGCTTTCATGCTGGCGAAAAAGCGCTCCACCGTGCGTGGCGTGCTCGTCCCCCTGGTGGCCACCATCGGCCTGGCCGCGTTTTCCTACAAGCTGGAAAACATGGTCGACTGGCGTTTGACCATCTTCGGACTGATGACCTTGTTCGTCGTGTACTACCTGCAGGATGGCATCGTGGGCTTCTTGATGAGCTTTATCGGCAAGGGCCGGCGCCACGTGCAAGCCGTCGCTTCGCACGGCGTGGCGCCGTTCGACCATGCACAGGGTGGCCAGCAGGGCGCGACCCTGCTGCGCGTGGACCAGGCCCTGATGCAGTTCGGCGGCCTGAAGGCGCTGAACCAGGTGGACTTGAACGTCACGCAAGGTTCCGTGCACGGCTTGATCGGGCCGAACGGTTCGGGCAAGAGCACGATGATGAACGTGCTCACGGGGATCTACAAGCCGACGGCGGGCAAGGTGGAATTTGCCGGCGCCGTGATTTCGGGCCGCACGCCGTCCGAGATCGCATTGGGCGGCGTGGCGCGCACCTTCCAAAACGTGCAGCTGTTCGGCGAGATGACGGCCACCGAGAACGTGCTGGTGGGCCTGCACAACACTTTCAAGTCGAACGTGCTGGACGTGATGCTGCATACGCCGCGCTACAGGCGCGAAGAGAAGGCCGCGCGCGAGCGGGCCGCCAGCATCCTCGAATTCGTCGGCCTGGCCGACCTGGCCAATGAAGAGGCGCGCAATCTGCCGTATGGCAAGCAGCGGCTGCTGGAAATCGGCCGCGCACTGGGCCTCAATCCGCGTTTGCTGCTGCTCGACGAGCCGGCCGCTGGCTTGACGGCGCCCGACATCAAGGAGCTGATGGCCATCATCCGCAAGATCCGGGAGCACGGCATCACCATCATCCTGATCGAGCACCACATGGACGTGGTGATGGCCTTGTCGGACGTGGTGACGGTGCTGGACTTCGGCCAGAAGATCGCCGAAGGCGCACCCGCGCTTGTCCAGAGCGACCCGAAAGTGATCGAAGCCTACCTGGGCGGCAGCGCCGAAACCCTGAGCCCTGCGGCGCACTGA
- a CDS encoding antitoxin Xre/MbcA/ParS toxin-binding domain-containing protein, with product MNLAYAYPKSRFEPAVLVDLNAKAERERLSQAALKGFFKLAAAWKLRDDDARELLGGLSSSAYYEWKKHPDRVLEVDRITRISYLLGIYKALHILYGDKLADEWVGLPNKNPIFGGRTPLSQMLAGGLLAMQTVRKLLDARRGGL from the coding sequence ATGAATCTCGCTTACGCCTATCCCAAGAGCCGCTTCGAGCCGGCCGTGCTCGTCGACCTGAATGCCAAAGCCGAGCGCGAACGATTGTCGCAGGCGGCCCTGAAGGGGTTTTTCAAGCTGGCCGCCGCCTGGAAACTGCGCGACGACGATGCGCGCGAATTGCTGGGCGGCCTGTCCAGCAGCGCTTATTACGAGTGGAAGAAGCACCCGGACCGCGTGCTGGAAGTGGACCGCATCACGCGTATTTCCTATTTGCTGGGCATTTATAAAGCCCTGCACATCCTGTACGGCGACAAGCTGGCCGACGAATGGGTCGGTTTGCCCAACAAGAATCCGATCTTTGGCGGGCGCACGCCGCTGTCGCAAATGCTGGCCGGCGGCTTGCTGGCCATGCAGACGGTGCGCAAGCTGCTCGATGCGCGCCGCGGGGGACTATGA
- the fos gene encoding fosfomycin resistance glutathione transferase, which translates to MLTGLNHLTLSVRDLARSIVFYRDMLGLRLHARWDRGAYLSAGELWLCLSLDGQGTAALASPAYTHYAFSISQQDFPAFAARLRAAGVPEWQQNRSAGDSLYFLDPDGHQLEAHAGSLAQRLAACRAAPYQGMVFED; encoded by the coding sequence ATGCTGACCGGCCTGAACCACCTCACCCTGTCCGTGCGCGACCTGGCGCGCAGCATCGTCTTTTACCGCGACATGCTGGGTCTACGCCTGCATGCGCGCTGGGACAGGGGCGCGTATCTGTCGGCAGGGGAGCTGTGGCTATGCCTGTCGCTGGACGGGCAAGGAACGGCTGCGCTGGCCAGCCCCGCGTACACGCATTACGCGTTTTCCATTTCCCAGCAAGACTTCCCCGCCTTTGCCGCCCGCCTGCGCGCCGCCGGCGTGCCCGAATGGCAGCAAAACCGCAGCGCCGGCGATTCCCTGTATTTTCTCGATCCGGACGGCCACCAGCTGGAAGCCCATGCGGGCAGCCTGGCGCAGCGGCTGGCAGCCTGCCGCGCAGCGCCGTATCAGGGCATGGTGTTCGAGGATTGA
- the recJ gene encoding single-stranded-DNA-specific exonuclease RecJ, which produces MTRTRIATRPCPYRESELLRQGGIHPVLARLYASRGLSDAKELSIEPKDLIPPSGLLHIGAAGVFLADAIAAKKRMVIVADYDCDGATACAVAIRGLRAMGADVDFIVPNRFEYGYGLTPEIVELTAREKSPDIIITVDNGIASIDGVAEANRRGIQVVVTDHHLPADALPDAAVIVNPNQPACGFPSKHLAGVGVVFYVLLALRAELRRRGAFDAQTQPKLDNLLDLVALGTVADVVRLDTNNRILVAQGLKRMRKGNMHAGVAALFRVAGREARSATPFDLGFALGPRLNAAGRLQDMSLGIECLVTDDEGRAWALAQQLNDINLKRREIEAEMQDTALLHLDTFEPANSSTISVFDASWHQGVIGIVASRLKEKFYRPTITFAPGADGWIKGSGRSIPGFHMRDALDLVSKRAPSLIDKFGGHAMAAGLTIRADAFDAFSKAFEAVGQAWLSQQQLERVVETDGPLEDAYYTTAFIELMDGQVWGQGFAPPVFCDEFRVVSQRILKERHLKLLLEKNGVRFDAIWFGHTDALGERTRVAFRLDANEYNGTTKVQLMVEHAEPV; this is translated from the coding sequence ATGACCCGTACCCGCATCGCCACCCGTCCCTGCCCCTACCGCGAATCCGAATTGCTGCGCCAGGGCGGCATCCACCCCGTGCTGGCCCGCTTGTACGCGTCGCGCGGCCTGTCCGACGCGAAAGAACTTTCGATCGAGCCGAAAGACTTGATACCGCCATCGGGATTGCTGCACATCGGTGCGGCCGGCGTCTTCCTGGCCGACGCGATCGCCGCCAAGAAACGCATGGTCATCGTGGCCGACTACGATTGCGACGGCGCCACCGCCTGCGCCGTGGCCATACGCGGCTTGCGCGCCATGGGTGCCGACGTCGATTTCATCGTGCCCAACCGTTTTGAATACGGCTATGGCCTGACGCCGGAAATCGTCGAGCTCACTGCCCGCGAAAAATCGCCCGACATCATCATCACCGTCGACAATGGCATCGCCAGCATCGACGGCGTGGCCGAAGCGAACCGGCGCGGCATCCAGGTGGTCGTCACCGACCACCATTTGCCGGCCGACGCCTTGCCCGACGCGGCCGTCATCGTCAACCCGAACCAGCCCGCCTGCGGTTTTCCGTCGAAGCATCTGGCGGGCGTGGGCGTCGTGTTCTACGTGCTGCTGGCCCTGCGCGCGGAACTGCGCCGGCGCGGCGCGTTCGATGCGCAAACGCAACCCAAGCTCGACAATCTGCTCGACCTGGTGGCCCTGGGCACGGTGGCCGACGTCGTGCGTCTCGATACGAACAACCGCATCCTCGTCGCGCAAGGTCTCAAACGCATGCGCAAGGGCAATATGCACGCGGGCGTGGCCGCCCTGTTCCGCGTGGCGGGCCGCGAAGCGCGCAGCGCCACGCCGTTCGACCTGGGCTTCGCGCTGGGTCCGCGCCTGAATGCGGCCGGCCGCCTGCAAGACATGTCGCTGGGCATCGAATGCCTGGTCACGGACGACGAAGGCCGCGCCTGGGCGCTGGCGCAGCAACTGAACGACATCAATTTGAAGCGCCGCGAAATCGAGGCGGAAATGCAGGATACGGCCCTGCTGCACCTGGACACGTTCGAGCCGGCCAACAGCAGCACCATCAGCGTGTTTGATGCATCGTGGCACCAGGGCGTGATCGGCATCGTGGCCTCGCGCCTGAAGGAAAAATTCTACCGCCCGACGATCACGTTCGCGCCCGGCGCGGACGGCTGGATCAAGGGTTCGGGCCGCTCGATTCCCGGCTTCCACATGCGCGACGCGCTCGACCTCGTGTCGAAACGGGCGCCTAGCCTGATCGACAAGTTCGGCGGCCACGCCATGGCGGCGGGCTTGACCATCCGCGCCGACGCTTTCGACGCGTTCTCGAAGGCCTTCGAAGCCGTGGGCCAGGCCTGGCTCAGCCAGCAACAGCTGGAACGGGTCGTGGAAACGGACGGCCCGCTGGAAGACGCGTATTACACGACGGCTTTCATCGAGCTGATGGATGGCCAGGTGTGGGGCCAGGGCTTCGCCCCGCCCGTCTTCTGCGACGAATTCCGCGTCGTCAGCCAGCGCATATTGAAAGAGCGCCACTTGAAACTGCTGTTGGAAAAGAACGGCGTGCGCTTCGACGCCATCTGGTTCGGCCACACGGACGCCTTGGGCGAACGCACGCGCGTGGCCTTCCGGCTCGATGCGAATGAATACAATGGCACGACGAAAGTGCAGTTGATGGTGGAGCACGCCGAACCTGTCTGA
- a CDS encoding DUF2288 domain-containing protein, protein MQTNPEKDTELRLKVNSETARLAWSELEKHFAQGNVVWVANELDLVEVAVRISHDDKATITQWMADGKVAKVSDQQALDWQAADSSLWAVVVSPFILVQQEKPTKH, encoded by the coding sequence ATGCAAACCAATCCTGAAAAAGACACCGAACTGCGCCTCAAAGTAAACAGCGAAACGGCCCGCCTGGCCTGGAGCGAGCTGGAAAAGCACTTCGCCCAGGGCAATGTCGTCTGGGTCGCCAATGAACTGGACCTCGTCGAAGTGGCCGTGCGCATCTCGCACGACGACAAGGCGACCATCACGCAATGGATGGCCGACGGCAAGGTAGCCAAAGTCTCCGACCAGCAGGCGCTGGACTGGCAGGCAGCCGATAGCTCGCTATGGGCCGTCGTCGTCAGCCCGTTCATTCTGGTGCAGCAGGAAAAGCCGACCAAGCACTGA
- a CDS encoding S53 family peptidase: protein MKKFIPPHPRHGRLLLGASAALLLAACGPGQETSAPPAAIATAATQFGVEVPVIPAAVGALVAQPMFHAAPTLLDAPDGRDNANSSGSAHWRPHMQRVPRAMANMATRRLTAQRIAAAEQAAQDLSPLLDGGASDSAAPMAGSSVVATYSPAQIRAAYDLPALPAAGTALTAAQAAQLGAGQTIYIVDAMHNPNAAAELAIFNQKFGLPGCTTKAIATNAALPLPPAPASGCEFSVVYNTPSSTMTATAPAYNSGWAMEIALDVQWAHATAPLARIVLIEAPDASINSLLGAVRLANLMGPGVVSMSFGAAEGSWTASVDSAFTGKNMSYLAATGDSGSGVSWPSVSPNVLAVGGTTLSYSGSGVRSEAAWSGTGGGISAYTALPSYQTVSVPGLTNLLRRNVADVAFNADPATGQYTAVMAQGSSTASWLSIGGTSLSTPQWAGLVAIANASRALQAKTALGLPHSMLYGQIATVPGTFASSFADVTRGSNGTCSVCTARIGYDPLGGLGTPNVKSLLASLSGTQIAPAAPVVAPASISGTAGKPLSFTVAASAANPLGYTMLGAPAGMSIAATGVVSWTAPVAGTYAVTMVARDTVSGLSGQGVYSIVIAPVAPPVVAAGAITGKVGTALAFNVSVTAANPVSYALAGAPAGMAISSAGLVSWAAPVAGTYAVTVTATDSKTGLSGKGLYTVAVAAPLPPVVTVASVSGKPGVALSFAATTVAPNPVTYSLSGAPSGMAVNAAGVVSWASPVLGSYNVTVIAKDSKTGLTGQAVAAVKIAAAGPTITAAAMTGVAGKTLSGSIVLTAPGANSLWISITGAPLGMQFSMSGMTITATWPQPVAGNYALKVVALDNNGLTAQLNLPVTVTAR, encoded by the coding sequence ATGAAAAAATTCATTCCCCCGCATCCCCGTCATGGGCGCCTGCTGCTGGGCGCCTCCGCCGCCCTCCTGCTGGCCGCTTGCGGTCCCGGCCAGGAAACTTCGGCGCCGCCCGCCGCCATCGCCACGGCCGCGACACAGTTCGGTGTCGAGGTGCCCGTCATCCCCGCCGCCGTTGGGGCGCTGGTGGCGCAACCGATGTTCCATGCGGCCCCCACCCTGCTCGATGCGCCTGACGGGCGCGACAACGCCAACAGCAGCGGCTCGGCCCATTGGCGCCCGCACATGCAGCGCGTGCCCCGTGCCATGGCGAACATGGCCACGCGGCGCCTGACGGCGCAGAGAATCGCCGCGGCGGAACAGGCGGCACAAGACCTCTCGCCGCTGCTTGATGGCGGCGCGAGCGACAGCGCCGCGCCCATGGCCGGCAGCAGCGTGGTCGCCACCTACTCTCCCGCGCAAATCCGCGCCGCCTACGACCTGCCGGCCCTGCCGGCGGCGGGCACGGCGCTGACGGCGGCCCAGGCGGCACAGCTGGGCGCAGGACAGACGATCTACATCGTCGACGCCATGCACAACCCGAACGCGGCCGCCGAACTGGCCATCTTCAACCAGAAATTCGGCTTGCCCGGCTGCACCACCAAGGCCATCGCCACGAATGCCGCCCTGCCCTTGCCGCCGGCACCGGCCAGCGGTTGCGAATTTTCCGTCGTGTACAACACGCCATCGAGCACGATGACGGCCACCGCGCCCGCCTATAACTCGGGCTGGGCCATGGAAATCGCGCTCGACGTGCAATGGGCGCATGCCACGGCCCCGCTGGCGCGCATCGTGCTGATCGAGGCGCCCGACGCTTCCATCAACAGCCTGCTGGGCGCCGTGCGCCTGGCCAACCTGATGGGCCCTGGCGTCGTCTCGATGAGTTTTGGCGCCGCCGAAGGCAGCTGGACGGCTTCCGTCGACAGCGCCTTCACGGGCAAGAACATGAGTTACCTGGCCGCCACGGGCGACTCGGGCAGCGGCGTGTCCTGGCCCTCCGTGTCGCCCAACGTGCTGGCCGTGGGCGGCACCACGCTCAGCTACAGCGGCAGCGGCGTGCGCAGCGAAGCGGCCTGGTCCGGCACGGGCGGCGGCATCAGCGCCTACACGGCATTGCCCAGCTACCAGACGGTGAGCGTGCCCGGCCTGACCAACCTGCTGCGGCGCAACGTGGCCGACGTGGCCTTCAATGCCGACCCCGCCACGGGCCAGTACACGGCCGTGATGGCGCAAGGCAGCAGCACCGCCAGCTGGCTCAGCATCGGCGGCACCAGCCTGTCCACGCCGCAATGGGCCGGCCTCGTCGCCATCGCCAACGCCAGCCGCGCGCTGCAGGCCAAGACGGCGCTCGGCTTGCCGCACAGCATGCTGTACGGCCAGATCGCCACCGTGCCCGGCACCTTTGCCAGCAGCTTTGCCGACGTCACGCGGGGCAGCAACGGCACTTGCAGCGTGTGCACGGCCAGGATCGGCTATGACCCGCTGGGCGGCCTGGGCACGCCGAACGTGAAGAGCCTGCTGGCCAGCCTGTCGGGCACGCAGATCGCACCGGCCGCTCCCGTGGTGGCGCCGGCCAGCATCAGCGGCACGGCCGGCAAGCCGCTGTCGTTCACCGTGGCGGCCAGCGCAGCCAATCCTCTCGGCTACACCATGCTGGGCGCGCCGGCCGGCATGAGCATCGCCGCCACGGGCGTGGTCAGCTGGACCGCCCCCGTCGCGGGCACGTATGCCGTGACCATGGTGGCCAGGGACACCGTCAGCGGTCTCAGCGGCCAGGGCGTGTACAGCATCGTCATCGCCCCCGTCGCGCCGCCCGTCGTCGCCGCCGGCGCCATCACGGGCAAGGTTGGCACGGCCCTGGCGTTCAATGTCAGCGTCACGGCCGCCAACCCGGTCAGCTACGCGCTCGCCGGCGCGCCGGCCGGCATGGCCATCAGCAGCGCCGGCCTCGTGAGCTGGGCAGCGCCCGTGGCCGGCACCTATGCCGTCACCGTGACGGCCACGGACAGCAAGACTGGCCTCAGCGGCAAGGGGCTCTACACTGTCGCCGTCGCCGCCCCGCTGCCGCCCGTGGTGACAGTCGCCAGCGTCAGCGGCAAGCCGGGCGTGGCCCTGTCGTTCGCTGCCACGACGGTGGCGCCCAATCCCGTCACCTACAGCCTGTCGGGCGCGCCGTCGGGCATGGCCGTCAATGCCGCCGGCGTCGTCAGCTGGGCCAGCCCCGTGCTGGGCAGCTACAACGTGACCGTCATCGCCAAAGATAGCAAGACGGGCTTGACGGGCCAGGCCGTGGCCGCGGTGAAGATCGCCGCCGCCGGTCCCACGATCACTGCCGCGGCCATGACGGGCGTGGCGGGCAAGACCCTGAGCGGCAGCATCGTGCTGACGGCACCCGGCGCGAACAGTTTGTGGATCTCGATCACCGGCGCGCCGCTGGGCATGCAGTTCTCCATGAGCGGCATGACCATCACGGCCACCTGGCCGCAGCCGGTGGCTGGCAACTATGCGCTGAAGGTCGTGGCACTGGACAATAACGGCTTGACGGCGCAACTGAACCTGCCGGTCACCGTCACGGCACGATAA
- a CDS encoding RES family NAD+ phosphorylase has product MIVPTTPQAHLPPLTALRQIDTCRLIPSRFADMEDSVLAPLAEDDDHLRELFELDNATNARLVAEYGGAPGIGVDELVFGVPHFRIINAAYTYARPEGARFNDGERGAWYCAFDMKTALAEIIFHKTVEYQEIDYFDDSVSYQSLLADFSASFHDLRGQERYAACLDPASYIASQDLAAILLEAGSMGIIFPSTRLAGGTNLACFRPALVGNVRKGAAYRLTWQGTPTPRVEALPGK; this is encoded by the coding sequence ATGATCGTGCCGACTACGCCGCAAGCACACCTGCCGCCGCTGACCGCGCTGCGCCAGATCGACACCTGCCGCCTGATCCCGTCGCGCTTCGCCGACATGGAAGACTCCGTGCTGGCGCCCTTGGCCGAGGATGACGATCACCTGCGCGAGCTGTTCGAGCTCGATAACGCCACCAACGCCCGCCTGGTGGCGGAGTACGGCGGCGCACCAGGAATTGGCGTGGACGAGCTGGTTTTTGGCGTGCCGCACTTTCGCATCATCAACGCCGCGTACACCTATGCCCGGCCGGAAGGGGCGCGTTTCAACGATGGCGAACGGGGCGCCTGGTATTGCGCCTTCGACATGAAAACGGCGCTGGCCGAGATCATTTTCCACAAGACAGTGGAATACCAGGAAATCGACTATTTCGACGACAGCGTCAGCTACCAGTCGCTGCTGGCCGATTTCTCCGCCAGCTTCCACGACTTGCGCGGCCAGGAGCGCTATGCGGCCTGCCTGGACCCGGCCAGCTACATCGCCTCGCAAGACCTGGCCGCCATCCTGCTCGAAGCCGGTTCGATGGGCATCATCTTTCCCAGCACCCGACTGGCGGGCGGCACCAACCTGGCCTGTTTCCGCCCAGCCCTCGTGGGCAATGTTCGCAAAGGCGCCGCCTATCGGTTAACATGGCAGGGTACGCCGACGCCGCGCGTGGAAGCCCTCCCGGGCAAATAA
- a CDS encoding ABC transporter ATP-binding protein has protein sequence MLSIQNLHAAYGKVEVLHGISLDVPKGKLVTLIGSNGAGKTTTMRAISGMLKPKSGTVTLGGKDVTGLDSHKIARAGLAHSPEGRRVFASMSVTDNLLLGAFPRFTRARPKGDIKRDLDKALELFPRLKERRDQLAGTLSGGEQQMLAMARAVMLNPEVILLDEPSMGLAPILVEEVFRIITRLKAEGVTMLLVEQFAAAALNVADYGYVLENGSISVHGPAESLKTDPKVIAAYLGGGH, from the coding sequence ATGCTGAGCATTCAAAATCTGCACGCCGCCTACGGCAAAGTCGAAGTCCTGCACGGCATTTCGCTCGACGTCCCGAAGGGCAAGCTGGTGACCCTGATCGGCTCGAACGGCGCCGGCAAGACCACCACCATGCGCGCCATTTCCGGCATGCTGAAACCGAAATCCGGCACCGTCACCCTGGGCGGCAAGGATGTCACGGGCCTCGATTCGCACAAGATCGCGCGCGCCGGCCTGGCCCATTCGCCGGAAGGGCGGCGCGTGTTCGCCTCGATGTCGGTGACGGACAACCTGCTGCTGGGCGCCTTCCCCCGCTTTACACGGGCGCGCCCGAAAGGCGACATCAAGCGCGACCTGGACAAGGCACTGGAACTGTTCCCCCGCCTGAAGGAGCGGCGCGACCAGCTGGCCGGCACCTTGTCCGGCGGCGAGCAGCAGATGCTGGCCATGGCCCGCGCCGTGATGCTGAACCCCGAAGTGATACTGCTGGACGAACCGTCGATGGGCCTGGCGCCGATTTTGGTGGAAGAAGTCTTCCGCATCATCACGCGATTGAAGGCCGAAGGCGTGACCATGCTGCTGGTCGAACAATTCGCCGCCGCCGCCCTGAACGTGGCCGATTACGGCTACGTGCTGGAAAACGGCAGCATCTCCGTGCACGGCCCGGCGGAAAGCCTGAAAACCGATCCGAAGGTGATCGCGGCGTATCTGGGGGGAGGGCATTGA
- a CDS encoding type II toxin-antitoxin system Phd/YefM family antitoxin — protein sequence MYLKTNTSDVIKQALEMHEPVAITVNGKIQAAVPDPVSYQKTRDQLAMFRILALGRNQIEKGKVIDHDDVVALLEADDNKSNTPRTFYRT from the coding sequence ATGTACTTGAAGACGAACACCAGCGACGTGATCAAACAGGCACTTGAAATGCATGAGCCAGTCGCCATCACGGTAAACGGTAAAATTCAGGCAGCTGTGCCAGACCCTGTTAGTTATCAAAAGACTCGGGATCAACTTGCCATGTTCCGCATCCTTGCGCTCGGCCGAAATCAGATCGAGAAAGGCAAAGTCATTGATCATGATGACGTTGTGGCTCTTCTGGAAGCGGACGACAACAAGAGCAATACGCCCAGAACGTTTTACAGGACATGA